DNA from Methylosinus sp. H3A:
CGACGGTTGGCGCAATCATCAATGTGAGGATCAGGATCGCGGCCAGTAGGCTGGCGCCGGGCGGTTCGACCAGTGCGATCAGCGGGACGACGACGGTTAATCCCCACAAGCCCATAACCACCGACGGCATGCCCGACAGCAGAATGACCGCCCAGCGATAGAGCCGTGCGATCGCCGGCGGCGCGTAGTAGCGCCAAAACAGCGCGCAGCCTATTCCCAAAGGAGCAGCGAGCAGCGTAGCTCCGATGGAAGCGGCGAGCGAGGCCGCCAGCATCGGCGTAAGGCCGAACAGGCCTTCGGTCGGATGCCATGCCGGGTCGAGGAAAAAACGAGCGGGACCGACGCCTGTGAGCGCAGGCCAGGATTCTTTCAGCACGAATGCGACGACCAGGACGAACAGCGCCGACGAAATGAGGGCCGAGAGCGCCGACACGCCCGCCAGTTGCGCGTCACGGGCCGAGGGGGACAAAGAATTGCGCCTCGATGAGATCATGAACCGACTTCGAACGTGCAAAATCGATGAAGCGCTCGGCCAGTCCCTCCGGCTTGGTCTTGGTCACGAGGTTGAGCGGTCTTGCGAGTGGG
Protein-coding regions in this window:
- the pstC gene encoding phosphate ABC transporter permease subunit PstC, with the translated sequence MISSRRNSLSPSARDAQLAGVSALSALISSALFVLVVAFVLKESWPALTGVGPARFFLDPAWHPTEGLFGLTPMLAASLAASIGATLLAAPLGIGCALFWRYYAPPAIARLYRWAVILLSGMPSVVMGLWGLTVVVPLIALVEPPGASLLAAILILTLMIAPTVALTTEAALAALPDAYWRGALALGLSREGVIAHVVLPATRASVASGVLLAAARALGETMAVVMVSGNVVQTPSSLFDSVRTLTANVALEMAYATGNHRASLFVSGLMLAALALAFAATARSLVGARGHA